One Gloeocapsopsis sp. IPPAS B-1203 DNA window includes the following coding sequences:
- a CDS encoding superoxide dismutase, with amino-acid sequence MTLNRRNFLFILGASAGAVAIDTLRPHSLLKTALAAETPPSSSGSFELPPLPYDYNALEPHIDAATMRFHHDRHHATYVKNLNAALEKHPELKGRTVEQLLFNLDRVPEDIRTSIRNNGGGHVNHTMFWQIMSPDGGGEPTGQIATIINQNFGSFAEFKKQFNSAGEGRFGSGWAWLIRTRDGNYQITSTANQDSPFMEGNYPVMGNDVWEHAYYLKYQNRRADYLNAWWNVVNWNEINQRLAQVTKTT; translated from the coding sequence ATGACTCTTAATCGGCGAAATTTCCTATTTATACTAGGAGCAAGTGCTGGTGCAGTTGCAATTGATACATTGCGTCCGCACAGTTTACTCAAGACTGCTTTAGCTGCGGAAACTCCTCCTAGTAGCAGTGGAAGTTTCGAGTTACCACCTTTACCTTATGACTACAATGCACTCGAACCACATATTGATGCTGCAACAATGCGATTTCATCACGATCGCCACCATGCAACCTATGTCAAAAACTTAAATGCAGCGCTAGAAAAGCATCCTGAACTTAAAGGTAGAACTGTAGAACAACTCTTATTCAATCTTGATCGGGTTCCAGAAGATATTCGCACTTCCATCCGCAATAATGGTGGCGGTCACGTCAACCATACAATGTTTTGGCAAATTATGAGTCCAGATGGTGGTGGTGAACCAACAGGACAAATTGCTACAATCATTAACCAAAATTTTGGTAGCTTTGCAGAATTTAAAAAACAATTCAATTCGGCTGGTGAGGGGCGTTTTGGTAGTGGTTGGGCTTGGTTAATCCGTACTCGTGATGGCAACTACCAAATTACCAGTACTGCAAACCAAGATAGTCCTTTTATGGAAGGCAACTATCCGGTTATGGGTAATGATGTGTGGGAACACGCTTATTACCTTAAGTATCAAAATCGTCGTGCAGATTATCTCAATGCTTGGTGGAATGTGGTTAATTGGAATGAGATTAATCAGCGATTAGCACAAGTTACAAAAACAACATAA